The genomic region ACTACGAGGCCTCGGCCCGCACCACGATCGAGGCGACGGTCGACGATCCCGGGACGATCCTCGTCCACGGCCGCCTGCTCTCCGAGATCGCCAGTCGCCTGCCGAACGCTCCGATCCAGATCGAGGTCGACGAGGACGGCGGCATCCTGCTGACCTGCGGCTCAGCGCGATTCACGCTCGCCTCCATGCCCGTGCAGGAGTACCCGGCCATCCCCGAGGTGACGGGCGAGTCCGGCCTCGTGCCGGCCGAGGACTTCGCCACCGCGATCTCGCAGGTCGCCTTCGCGGCCTCGCGCGATGACGTCACCCCGGTGCTGACAGGGGTGCAGCTCGAAGTGACCGGCACGGCGCTCAGCCTCGTCGCCACCGACCGCTACCGCGTCGCGCTGCGCGAGATCCCCTGGGACGGCCCCGACGGCGGCGGCGACACGACCACCGCTCTCGTCCCCGCTCGCACGCTCACCGAGGTCGGCAAGACGTTCGCGCACTCGGGCCAAATCTCGGTGTCCTTCTCCGGCTCGGGCGATCGCGAGATCATCGCGTTCACGGCCGGCAACAAGACGGTCACGTCGCTGCTGATCAAGGGCAACTTCCCGCCGGTGCGACGACTGTTCCCCGAGCAGACCGAGCACCACGCCGTGGCGAACACGGCGGATCTCATCGAGGCCGTGCGCCGCGTCGCCCTCGTCCTGGACCGCTCGGCCCCGCTGCGGTTCACCTTCGCGCTCGACAGCGTGTCGATGGACGCCTCAGGTTCCGAGCAGGCGCGTGCCACCGAGTCGGTCGAGGCGCACCTCACAGGCGAGGACGTCACGCTCGGCCTCAATCCGCAGTACCTGCTGGAGTCGCTCGGCGCCGTGCGGAGCGAGTTCGTGCGCATCACGTTCACGTCGAGCGACAACGCCAACAAGCTGAGTCCCGTCCTCATCACGCCGCAGACGTCGGCGGACACAGCCGGAGAGCAGTCGTTCAAGTACCTCCTGCAGCCGAATCTGCTCCTTCGCTGACGCAGCGGCCGACGTCCGCACCCGTCATTAGGCTTGACCGGTGATCGTGGAGCACCTGAGTCTCGTCGACTTCCGCAACTACGCGGCGGCCGACGTTTCCCTGGGCGCCGGAGCCAACGTGTTCGTCGGCAGCAACGGGCAGGGCAAGACCAACCTGGCCGAGGCGATCGGCTACTTCGCCACCCTCGGCTCGCACCGCGTGACGGCCGATGCTCCCATGGTGCGAGACGGGGCGGATGCCGCCATCGTGCGTGAGCGTCTGGCGCACGGCGACCGGCGGGTCCAGCTCGAGGTGCAGATCAATCGCCAGGGATCCAACAAGGCGCGGGTCAACGGCGCGGCCGTCAAGCCCGCCGAGCTGCCGCGGTACGCCCAAGTCGTGCTCTTCGCCCCCGAGGATCTGCAGATCGTGCGCGGCGATCCCTCCGCCCGGCGGCGGTTCGCCGATCAGCTGCTCATCCAGCGCTCCCCGCGCATGGCCGGAGTCCTCGGCGACTACGATCGCGTGCTCAAACAGCGGACCGCGCTGCTGAAATCCGCACGAGCGCGCGGCATGCGCGCCGATGCCCTCCCGACGCTCGACGTGTGGGACGACAAGCTCGTCGCGCTGGGCAGCGAGGTCATCCAGTCGCGCCTGCTGCTCGCCGCCGAACTGGCGGGACCGATGGGGGCCGCCTACGAGGCGATCGCCGGCGACGATCACGACCCGCAGATCGGCTGGGCGCTCTCGATCGCCGGCGGCGACCCGGAGGACGATCCCGAAGACGTCGGAACGCTCGCCGACACCGCTCGTCTGGCCGAAACGTTCCGCGCGGCCCTCGCCGATCGGCGCGGCACCGAGGTCGAGCGCGGACTGACGCTCGTCGGACCCCACCGCGACGACCTGCGGCTGAAGCTTCGCGGACTGCCGGTGAAGGGGTACGCCTCGCACGGCGAGTCGTGGTCGGTCGCCCTCGGGCTGCGACTGGCGTCCGCCGAGCTCCTGCGCGCCCAGTCGCGCCTGGGCGATCCGGTGCTCATCCTCGACGACGTCTTCGCCGAGCTGGATGCCGGCCGGCGTGCGCGACTGGCCGGACTGGTCGCCGACTACGAGCAGGTGATCGTGACGGCCGCCGTCGAGGCCGATGTTCCGGCGGCGCTGCGCACCCGCCTCGTGCGCGTTGAAGCGGGGACGATCGCGGAGGCGGACGATGAGTGAGCACGGTGCGGCACCCGAGGACGCCGGCGCAATCCCCGAGACCATCGCCACATACCTGCGCCTGCGCGGACTCGAGCCCTCGCCGCGCGCGTACCGGCGCCGGCGGCGGCGCGCCGGCTCGGGCGACGACGAGAATCAGCCGTTCACGCCGGGACGCGACCCCCACGGGCTCGGAGACGTCCTGTCGAACCTGACGCGAGAGTCGGGCTGGGACCCGCAGCTCGCACGGGAGGACGTGGTCCGCGCGTGGGACGAAGTGGCCGGCGCGGACACCGCCCGGCGCACGCGCCCGGTGGCGTTCCACGACGGCGTGCTCACCGTGCAGGCCGACTCGACCGCCTGGGCGAAGCAGCTGCAGCTGATGCGCGCCCACATCCTGACCGAGATCATGAGGCGGTTCCCCGAGGCGGGCGTCGAGACTATCCGTTTCATCGGACCGGACGTCCCCTCCTGGAAATGGGGTCCCAGAGCCATTCCAGGCCGCGGCCCGCGCGATACCTACGGTTGAGGCACGTCCGTACCTGCCCTGAGCATTTTCATCGCCGCACACGGGCGTAGAACCGCGTACAGCGGCATCCGCTTGATAGACTGTCGGCAACGCCGCCGACAGATGTGGAGCGCTCGAGAATATGACGTCCGTGAACCCCGACAGCGCTCCCGAGGACCCCGAGAAGCGATCCGGCGGAAGCGCACCCACCGAATACGGGGCAGACGCCATCCAGGTGCTCGAGGGTCTCGAGGCCGTCCGCAAGCGTCCGGGCATGTACATCGGCTCGACCGGTGAGCGCGGGCTCCACCACCTCGTCTACGAGATCGTCGACAACTCGGTCGACGAGGCGCTCGCGGGGTACTGCGACGCCATCGAAGTGACGATCCTCGCCGACGGCGGCGTGCGGGTCGTCGACAACGGCCGCGGCATCCCGGTGGACATGCACCGGACCGAGGGCAAGTCGACGGTCGAGGTCGTGCTGACGGTGCTGCACGCCGGCGGCAAGTTCGGCGGCGGCGGCTACGCCGTCTCGGGTGGTCTGCACGGCGTCGGATCGTCGGTCGTCAACGCCCTGTCGTCTCGCCTCGAGGTGGAGGTCCGCCGCCAGGGTCACGTGTGGCGCCAGTCCTACGAGGGCGGCGGCATTCCGCGCGCGCCCCTCGCGCAGGGCGAGGCCAGCTCCGAAACCGGCACCACGATCACGTTCTGGCCCGATGCCGGGATCTTCGACACCGTCGACTTCGATTACGACACGCTTCGCACGCGCTTCCAGCAGATGGCGTTCCTCAACAAGGGCCTGCGCATCGATCTTCGCGACGAGCGCGCCCTCGAGGTCGTCGATGACGTGGAGGAGGCGGCCGTCGCCGAGCCCGAGGTGCGACATGACAGCTTCCTCTACGAGCGGGGACTGGTCGACTACGTCGGCTATCTCAACAAGGTGCGCCACGCGGATGCCGTCAATGACGAGATCATCGACTTCGAATCCGAGGACACCGAGCGCAAGATCGCCATGGAGATGGCGATGCAGTGGACGACCAGCTACACCGAGAACGTCTTCACGTTCGCGAACACGATCAACACGCACGAGGGCGGCACGCACGAAGAGGGGTTCCGTGCCGCGCTGACGGCGCTGGTCAACCGGTACGCGCGTGCCAACAACCTGCTCAAGGACAAGGACGACAACCTCACGGGCGAGGACATCCGCGAGGGTCTGACGGCCGTCATCTCGGTCAAGCTCTCCGAGCCGCAGTTCGAGGGCCAGACCAAGACCAAGCTCGGCAACACCGAGGCGAAGGCGTTCGTTCAGAAGGTCGTGGGCGATCAGCTCGGCGACTGGTTCGACCGCAACCCCGCGCAGGCCAAGAACGTCATCCGCAAGGCGATCGACGCCGCCTCCGCACGCATGGCGGCCCGCAAGGCGCGTGAGACGGCACGACGCAAGAGCGTGTTCGAGTCCGCGGCGATGCCCGACAAGCTCAAGGACTGCACGAGCAAGGATCCCTCGATCAGCGAGATCTTCCTCGTCGAGGGAGACTCCGCCGGCGGTTCGGCGGTGCAGGGTCGCGACCCGCACACGCAGGCGATCCTCGCGCTGCGCGGGAAGATCCTCAACGTCGAGCGCGCGCGACTGGACAAGGCGCTGTCGAACAAGGAAGTGCAGGCGATGATCCAGGCCTTCGGGACCGGCATCGGCGAGGACTTCGACATCGCCAAGGCGCGCTACCACAAGATCGTGCTGATGGCGGATGCCGACGTGGACGGCCAGCACATCACCACGCTGCTGCTGACGCTGCTCTTCCGCTACATGCGCGGACTCATCGAGGCCGGGTTCGTCTATCTCGCGCAGCCGCCCCTGTACCGGCTGAAGTGGTCGAACGCACCCCACGAGTACGTGTTCAGCGATCGCGAGCGCGACGCGCTGCTGGCCGACGGCACCGCGAGCGGCAAGCGGCTCCCGAAGGACTCGGGCGTTCAGCGCTACAAGGGCCTCGGCGAGATGAACGCCAAGGAGCTGTGGGAGACGACCATGGACGTCACCACCCGCACCCTGAAGCAGGTGACGATCGACGACGCCGCTGCGGCCGACGAGATCTTCTCGGTCCTGATGGGCGAGGACGTCGAGTCGCGACGTGGCTTCATCCAGCGCAACGCCAAGGATGTGCGCTTCCTCGACATCTGAGCGGGCGCTGAAGGAACTGAGAACGAGAGCACATGGCTGACGAAGAACGTCCCGTCCCCGAGCACGACCACGGCCGCATCGACCAGGTCGACCTGCAGCTGGAGATGCAGCGCAGCTACCTCGACTACGCGATGGCGGTCATCATCGGCCGCGCGCTGCCGGACGTGCGCGACGGGCTCAAGCCCGTGCACCGCCGCGTCATCTACGGCATGTACGACGGCGGATTCCGGCCCGACAAGTCGTTCTCGAAGTGCGCCCGCGTCGTCGGCGAGGTGATGGGCCAGTACCACCCTCACGGCGACACGGCCATCTACGACGCCCTCGTCCGCCTCGTGCAGCCGTGGTCGATGCGCTACCCCCTCGCCCAGGGCCAGGGAAACTTCGGGTCCCCCGGCAACATGGGCGCCGCCGCGCCCCGATACACCGAGACGAAGATGGCTCCCCTCGCGCTGGAGATGGTGCGCGACATCGAAGAGGAGACCGTCGACTTCCAGGACAACTACGACGGTCAGACCCAGGAGCCGTCGGTCCTCCCGGCCCGATTCCCCAATCTGCTCGTCAACGGATCGGTCGGCATCGCCGTCGGCATGGCGACGAACATCCCCCCGCACAACCTGCGCGAGGTCTCGGCGGGAGCGCTGTGGGCGCTCGAGAATCCGGACGCCTCCCGCGAGGAGCTGCTGGACGCGCTCCTCGAGCGGATCCCCGGACCCGACTTCCCCACCGGGGCCCAGATCCTCGGCACCAAGGGCATCCGCGAGGCCTACCGCACGGGACGCGGTTCGATCACCATGCGCGCCGTCGTCGCGATCGAGGAGATCCAGGGCCGCACGTGCCTGGTCATCACCGAACTCCCCTACCAGGTGAATCCCGACAACCTCGCCGTCAAGATCGGCGATCTCGCGCGTGAGGGCAAGATCACCGGCATCGCCGACATCCGCGACGAGACCTCGGACCGCACCGGCCAACGACTCGTGGTGGTTCTGAAGCGCGATGCCGTCGCGAAGGTCGTGCTCAACAACCTGTACAAGCACACCCAGCTGCAGGAGAACTTCGGCGCGAACATGCTCGCGATCGTCGACGGTGTGCCGCGCACGCTGCCGCTCGACGCGTTCATCACGCACTGGCTCGATCATCAGATCGAGGTCATCGTGCGGCGCACGACCTACCGTCTCCGTGAGGCCGAGAAGCGCATGCACATCCTGCGCGGCTACCTCAAGGCTCTCGACGCCCTCGACGAGGTCATCGCCCTCATCCGTCGCTCTCCCACCGTCGACGACGCTCGCGAGGGGCTGAAGAAGCTGCTCGAGATCGACGACACCCAGGCCGATGCGATCCTCGCGATGCAGCTGCGCCGTCTCGCCGCGCTCGAGCGCCAGAAGATCATCGACGAGGCCGCCGAGCTCGAGGCCAAGATCGCCGACCTCAACGACATTCTCGTGACCCCCGCTCGCCAGCGTGCCATCGTGCGCGAAGAGCTCACCGCGATCGTCGACCGCTTCGGCGACGACCGCCGCACGCACATCCTGCACGGCTTCGACGGTGACGTGTCCATGGAGGACCTCATCGCCGAGGAGGAGGTCGTGGTCACCGTCACGCGCGATGGCTACATCAAGCGCACGCGCAGCGACAGCTACCGATCGCAGCATCGCGGCGGCAAGGGAGTCAAGGGTGCGCAACTGCGCGCCGACGACGTCGTCGAGCACTTCTTCGTGACGACGACGCACCATTGGCTGCTGTACTTCACCACGAAGGGTCGCGTCTATCGAACCAAGGCCTACGAGCTGCCCGAAGGCGGCCGTGATGCCAAGGGACAGCATGTGGCGAATCTGCTCGCGCTCCAGCCCGACGAGGAGATCGCACAGATCCTCGACATCCGGGACTACGGCGTCGCCACGTACCTGGTGCTCGCCACGCACGGCGGACTGGTGAAGAAGACGCGTCTGACCGAGTACGACACCAACCGCCAGGGCGGCGTCATCGCCATCAAGCTGCGCGAAGGCGACGAGGTCGTCTCGGCCATGCTGGTCGACGAGGGCGACGACATCCTGCTGATCAGCCGGCTGGGGATGTCTCTGCGCTTCGAGGCGACCGATGAGGCGCTGCGACCGATGGGACGCTCGACCGAGGGTGTCAAGGGAATGGCCTTCCGCGAAGGAGACAGCCTCCTCTCGGCGTCCGTCGCCCGTGACGACGCCTACGTGTTCGTCGTCACCGAAGGCGGCTACGCCAAGCGCACCGAGGTGAGTCAGTACCGCGTGCAGGGTCGCGGCGGACTCGGCATCAAGGTCGCGCGCCTCAGCGACGATCGCGGCAGCCTCGCGGGCGGTCTCATCGTCGCCGAGGACGACGAGGTCCTGGTGGTTCTTGCCAGCGGCAAGGTGGTACGCTCTGCCGTGGCTGAGGTCCCTGCCAAGGGTCGGGACACCATGGGTGTCGTGTTCGCCCGCGCCGGAGACGATGATCGCATCATCGCCATCGCACGCAACGGCGAACGGAGCCTCGCCGATGCAGGCGACGATGCCGAGGCCCCGACCGGCGCCCCCGACGCCGCCCCCGAGACCCCCGAAGAGAGTACTGACGCATGAGCACGGTAGCCGACAAGCTCGCGAAGAAGTCCAGCGCGCGCACGAATGCGAAGCAGGTGCGGCTGCGTCTGGTCTACATCGACTTCTGGTCCGCGGTGAAGCTCTCCTTCCTCGCGGCGATCGCCATCGCCATCGTGACGGTCGTGTCGATCGTCATGGTGTTCCTCGTCATCCAGACGACGGGTCTCATCGATCAGGCCGACGAGTTCATCGGGAGCCTCACCGACGGCATCCTCGTATCGGACTTCATCAGCTTCCCGCAGGTCGTGGCCTTCTCGGCCATCCTGGCGATCCTGAACCTGATCGTGGTCACGGTGCTCGGCGCTGTCGTCGCCGGCATCTACAACCTCGCGGTCAAGGTGACCGGCGGCCTGCTGGTCGGCTTCACGTCGAACTGAGCGGATCGCGTCACATCACGGTCGTTCCCAGCAGGGTTCCGATCAGCCACGTCGCGGCCAGCGCGAGCGCGCCGCCGACCACGAGCCGGACCGCGGATCGGCGACGACCCGAACCGCCGACCTGAGCCGAGATCGTCCCGGTCAGCCCGAGGGCGATGATCACGGCGATGAAGGTGGTCGGCACGCGCCACTCGGGCGGGGGCAGCAGGATCGCGAGCAGAGGCAGAAGCGCACCGAGGGTGAACGCCAGCGCCGATGACAGCGCAGCGTGCCACGGATTCACGAGGTCGTCCTGGTCGATGTGCAGCTCGACCTCGAGATGAGCGGCCAGGGCATCGTGCGCCGTCAGCTCCTCGGCCACCTGACGAGCGGTCTCGTGGGACAGCCCGCGCTGCCGGTAGAGCTCGGTGAGCTCTTCGAGCTCTTCTTGGGGCATCTCTTCGAGCTCGCGCTTCTCCTTCGCGATGAGCGCGCGCTCCGAGTCGCGCTGGCTGCTCACCGACACGTACTCGCCGAGCGCCATCGAGATGGCGCCGCCGACGAGTCCTGCCGTGCCCGCGAGGAGCAGCGCCGGCGTGTCGGTCGTCGCCCCCGCGACGCCGACGACGAGGGACGCCACCGACACGATGCCGTCATTGGCGCCGAGCACTCCTGCCCGCAGCCAGTTCAGCCGCTGACTGACATCGGTGCGATGGGGTTCGGCCTCGTGCAGGGCGCCGGAATCGGTCATGCGGTCAGTCAAGCAATCGCGAACGGGCGGGGCAACGTAGGATCGCCTGCCCTCATCGTCGTCGATTCGTGAATTCGTGCGAATTCAGGTAAAGTCTTGGAGGTTGCCAGCGCGGAAGCGCTGCAGCAGACGGGGCTATAGCTCAGGCGGTTAGAGCGCTTCACTGATAATGAAGAGGTCCCAGGTTCAAGTCCTGGTAGCCCCACTCCTTCGCCCCGGGGCCTTAGCTCAGTTGGTAGAGCGCCTGCTTTGCAAGCAGGATGTCAGGAGTTCGAATCTCCTAGGCTCCACATTGTGATGAGTCGCGACATAGATGACATCTGAGTCGCGACATGGGAGACATCAAGTGAGAGAGCCCGGCCATCGGCCGGGCTCTTTTTGTGTGTTGCGCCAGTAGCCGCGTGTGGGGTCGATGGTGTTGGTCGCGATGATCTCGCCGGTGTCGAGGTGGACGACGGTGATGGTGTGGTCGTCGGCGAGGGCGAGGACGCGTTTGCCGGCGTGGCTGGTTCCGATGCCGAGGTGGTGCATGCGGCCGGCGCGTCGGAAGCTGATCTTGCCGCCGTCGCCGACTTTGTCGTAGCGGAGCCGGTAGTGGACCGGGTTTCGGGAGCCGGCGGGAACGGCTTTCGGTGTGGCGTTGTAGGCGGTCGCGGGGGTGTGTCCGTCGAGGGCGCGGTGCGGCCGGTGGTGGTTGTAGTACTCGCGGAACCGGTCGAGCTGGTGCTGCAGGTCGGGGAGCGTGGTGGGGGCGGGCTGCCGGGCGAGCCAGCGTTTCAGGGTCTGGTGGAAGCGTTCGATCTTCCCCTGGGTCTGCGGGTGGTTCGGGGAGCCGTTCTTCTGCCGGACGCCGAGGACGGGGAGGACGTATTCGAACGCGTTGCGGCCGCCACCGGAGCGGGCGGTGTAGACGCGGCCGTTGTCGGTGAGGGTCGAGGCGGGGATGCCGTGGACGTCGATGGTGGTGAGGAAGGTGTGGACGACATCATCGCCGGTGACCGGGATGTGCGCGGTGCAGGACAGCAGGCAGCGGGAGTGGTCGTCGAGCCAGTTCAGGATCTCGACGTCGGTGCCGTCCGCGAGTCGCCAGTGTGTGAAGTCGGATTGCCAGGTCTCGTTCGGCTGCGCGGCTTCGAACCGGATGTAGGAGGACCGGGGGCGTTTGCGTGGTTCGGGGGTGATCAGGTTCGCGTCGGTCAGGATCCGCCGGATCGTGGAGGTCGATGGTGCCCGCAGTCCTTCCTGGGTGAGGTGCCAGGCGATGGTGACCGGTCCGGCATCCAGCCCGGATGCCGACAGGCTCAGCCGCAGCACGATGATGCGTTCCCGCACCCGGTCGGTCGTGCGATGCGGGCTGGACAGCGGGGCCCGCGACCGCGGCTCGAGCGCATCGAGCCCGCCCTCCCGGTAGCGGACGAGCAGACGGTGCAGATGCTGACGGCTCATCCCGTACTCCGCGGCCGCGGCCGAGACCGACAGCTCGCCCGAGACGACCTTCAACACCACGACCCGATGCTTCGACATGCACGTGACTGTCGCCGATGACGCGACTCACGTGTCACCCATCACCCGTCACCTATGTCATGAACCCACACATCCTAGGCTCCACATCACAGGACGGCCCGGTTGCGGGCGCGCGCGGCATCCGCCGCCCGCGGTCACTGGCCGAAGCCGGGATCGACGGTCTGCGCGACGAGGAAGTGCCAGCCGAGCCACCACCAGCACATGAGCACGGCCAGTCTCACCGATCGATCCGCCATGGCTGCGCCGAACATCGCGATGGCGGTCGCGTCGGCATCCCGTCGATGAACCACGACGGCGGACACGACGAGTGCCGCGGCGCACAACGCGAAGACGATCGGGCTGAGGATCATCGCCGGGTCGCCCCCCGCCGTACGAGGAAGATCCCCACGGCGAGCCAGCCGACGGCGAAGATCGCCTGGCCCACGGGCGGGGTCATGAGCGGATCCAGCAGATCGCTGAGCGCCGGATAGGCTGCGCGACCACCGGGAAGAGTGCGCCCGCGGGTGACCTGGAGCAGCTCCCACAGGCATGCGACGACGATCACGATCGCCCAGCTCCACGCCAGCGCGCGGAGTGCCGGCGTCCACCGGCTCGCGGCGGGGGCCGTCCGCTCACCGGGTACCCGCCACGCGACGGCGGCCGCCGCGATCCCCGCCGTGATGACCGCGATGGCGGACCAGGCGGAGTGACGCGGCACGACGCTCAGGACCACCGCGGGCACGGCCGCGCCGGCGACGAGCGGCAGCATCGCGATGCCGGCCGGCCTGCCCGACGTCGGCGTGAGCGCCGAGACGAGAACGACACCGGCGGCGACGGCGAAGAGTGCGGCATCGCCCCACTGACCGCGTCCGAGCTGCACGATCCCGACGAGCAGGATCACCGTCAGCCACAGCATGGCGCCGCGGCTCGGTCTCCGTCGGGCGGCGCCGGGGGTCGCGGCCCCGGCTTCGTCGCTGGACATGTCACGCCCCCTTCGGCCCCATCCTGGCCCGCGCAGAGGGCGTGGTCGAGGCCCCGATCGACGCTCCGAGATCGGCGGGGCTCGGTATGGTGACCCCATGGATCTTCGCGTGGCGGCCTATGCCGTCATCGTCGATGCCCAGCACCGCGTCCTTCTGGCGCACTGGAACGACAGCGGCCGGTCCGGCTGGACGATGCCCGGCGGCGGGCTCGAGGACGGCGAGGACCCCGCGCACGCCGTGGTGCGGGAGGTACGGGAGGAGACCGGCTACAAGGTCGCGGTCGAGGACCTGCTCGGGATCCATTCGCGTGTCATCCCGCCGGGACGGCGCATCACCGCGGGAAGTCGCGTGCCCCTGCACACTCTGCGCATCGTCTATCGCGCACGCATCACGGGTGGAAGACTCCGCAACGAGATCGACGGCAGCACC from Microbacter sp. GSS18 harbors:
- the dnaN gene encoding DNA polymerase III subunit beta — protein: MKFHVNRDVFSEAVSFVVKLLPQRNPQPILAGVLIEASDDGLSLAAFDYEASARTTIEATVDDPGTILVHGRLLSEIASRLPNAPIQIEVDEDGGILLTCGSARFTLASMPVQEYPAIPEVTGESGLVPAEDFATAISQVAFAASRDDVTPVLTGVQLEVTGTALSLVATDRYRVALREIPWDGPDGGGDTTTALVPARTLTEVGKTFAHSGQISVSFSGSGDREIIAFTAGNKTVTSLLIKGNFPPVRRLFPEQTEHHAVANTADLIEAVRRVALVLDRSAPLRFTFALDSVSMDASGSEQARATESVEAHLTGEDVTLGLNPQYLLESLGAVRSEFVRITFTSSDNANKLSPVLITPQTSADTAGEQSFKYLLQPNLLLR
- the recF gene encoding DNA replication/repair protein RecF is translated as MIVEHLSLVDFRNYAAADVSLGAGANVFVGSNGQGKTNLAEAIGYFATLGSHRVTADAPMVRDGADAAIVRERLAHGDRRVQLEVQINRQGSNKARVNGAAVKPAELPRYAQVVLFAPEDLQIVRGDPSARRRFADQLLIQRSPRMAGVLGDYDRVLKQRTALLKSARARGMRADALPTLDVWDDKLVALGSEVIQSRLLLAAELAGPMGAAYEAIAGDDHDPQIGWALSIAGGDPEDDPEDVGTLADTARLAETFRAALADRRGTEVERGLTLVGPHRDDLRLKLRGLPVKGYASHGESWSVALGLRLASAELLRAQSRLGDPVLILDDVFAELDAGRRARLAGLVADYEQVIVTAAVEADVPAALRTRLVRVEAGTIAEADDE
- a CDS encoding DciA family protein; amino-acid sequence: MSEHGAAPEDAGAIPETIATYLRLRGLEPSPRAYRRRRRRAGSGDDENQPFTPGRDPHGLGDVLSNLTRESGWDPQLAREDVVRAWDEVAGADTARRTRPVAFHDGVLTVQADSTAWAKQLQLMRAHILTEIMRRFPEAGVETIRFIGPDVPSWKWGPRAIPGRGPRDTYG
- the gyrB gene encoding DNA topoisomerase (ATP-hydrolyzing) subunit B — its product is MNPDSAPEDPEKRSGGSAPTEYGADAIQVLEGLEAVRKRPGMYIGSTGERGLHHLVYEIVDNSVDEALAGYCDAIEVTILADGGVRVVDNGRGIPVDMHRTEGKSTVEVVLTVLHAGGKFGGGGYAVSGGLHGVGSSVVNALSSRLEVEVRRQGHVWRQSYEGGGIPRAPLAQGEASSETGTTITFWPDAGIFDTVDFDYDTLRTRFQQMAFLNKGLRIDLRDERALEVVDDVEEAAVAEPEVRHDSFLYERGLVDYVGYLNKVRHADAVNDEIIDFESEDTERKIAMEMAMQWTTSYTENVFTFANTINTHEGGTHEEGFRAALTALVNRYARANNLLKDKDDNLTGEDIREGLTAVISVKLSEPQFEGQTKTKLGNTEAKAFVQKVVGDQLGDWFDRNPAQAKNVIRKAIDAASARMAARKARETARRKSVFESAAMPDKLKDCTSKDPSISEIFLVEGDSAGGSAVQGRDPHTQAILALRGKILNVERARLDKALSNKEVQAMIQAFGTGIGEDFDIAKARYHKIVLMADADVDGQHITTLLLTLLFRYMRGLIEAGFVYLAQPPLYRLKWSNAPHEYVFSDRERDALLADGTASGKRLPKDSGVQRYKGLGEMNAKELWETTMDVTTRTLKQVTIDDAAAADEIFSVLMGEDVESRRGFIQRNAKDVRFLDI
- the gyrA gene encoding DNA gyrase subunit A; amino-acid sequence: MADEERPVPEHDHGRIDQVDLQLEMQRSYLDYAMAVIIGRALPDVRDGLKPVHRRVIYGMYDGGFRPDKSFSKCARVVGEVMGQYHPHGDTAIYDALVRLVQPWSMRYPLAQGQGNFGSPGNMGAAAPRYTETKMAPLALEMVRDIEEETVDFQDNYDGQTQEPSVLPARFPNLLVNGSVGIAVGMATNIPPHNLREVSAGALWALENPDASREELLDALLERIPGPDFPTGAQILGTKGIREAYRTGRGSITMRAVVAIEEIQGRTCLVITELPYQVNPDNLAVKIGDLAREGKITGIADIRDETSDRTGQRLVVVLKRDAVAKVVLNNLYKHTQLQENFGANMLAIVDGVPRTLPLDAFITHWLDHQIEVIVRRTTYRLREAEKRMHILRGYLKALDALDEVIALIRRSPTVDDAREGLKKLLEIDDTQADAILAMQLRRLAALERQKIIDEAAELEAKIADLNDILVTPARQRAIVREELTAIVDRFGDDRRTHILHGFDGDVSMEDLIAEEEVVVTVTRDGYIKRTRSDSYRSQHRGGKGVKGAQLRADDVVEHFFVTTTHHWLLYFTTKGRVYRTKAYELPEGGRDAKGQHVANLLALQPDEEIAQILDIRDYGVATYLVLATHGGLVKKTRLTEYDTNRQGGVIAIKLREGDEVVSAMLVDEGDDILLISRLGMSLRFEATDEALRPMGRSTEGVKGMAFREGDSLLSASVARDDAYVFVVTEGGYAKRTEVSQYRVQGRGGLGIKVARLSDDRGSLAGGLIVAEDDEVLVVLASGKVVRSAVAEVPAKGRDTMGVVFARAGDDDRIIAIARNGERSLADAGDDAEAPTGAPDAAPETPEESTDA
- a CDS encoding DUF3566 domain-containing protein, which encodes MSTVADKLAKKSSARTNAKQVRLRLVYIDFWSAVKLSFLAAIAIAIVTVVSIVMVFLVIQTTGLIDQADEFIGSLTDGILVSDFISFPQVVAFSAILAILNLIVVTVLGAVVAGIYNLAVKVTGGLLVGFTSN
- a CDS encoding VIT family protein, whose product is MTDSGALHEAEPHRTDVSQRLNWLRAGVLGANDGIVSVASLVVGVAGATTDTPALLLAGTAGLVGGAISMALGEYVSVSSQRDSERALIAKEKRELEEMPQEELEELTELYRQRGLSHETARQVAEELTAHDALAAHLEVELHIDQDDLVNPWHAALSSALAFTLGALLPLLAILLPPPEWRVPTTFIAVIIALGLTGTISAQVGGSGRRRSAVRLVVGGALALAATWLIGTLLGTTVM
- a CDS encoding IS481 family transposase, producing MSKHRVVVLKVVSGELSVSAAAAEYGMSRQHLHRLLVRYREGGLDALEPRSRAPLSSPHRTTDRVRERIIVLRLSLSASGLDAGPVTIAWHLTQEGLRAPSTSTIRRILTDANLITPEPRKRPRSSYIRFEAAQPNETWQSDFTHWRLADGTDVEILNWLDDHSRCLLSCTAHIPVTGDDVVHTFLTTIDVHGIPASTLTDNGRVYTARSGGGRNAFEYVLPVLGVRQKNGSPNHPQTQGKIERFHQTLKRWLARQPAPTTLPDLQHQLDRFREYYNHHRPHRALDGHTPATAYNATPKAVPAGSRNPVHYRLRYDKVGDGGKISFRRAGRMHHLGIGTSHAGKRVLALADDHTITVVHLDTGEIIATNTIDPTRGYWRNTQKEPGRWPGSLT
- a CDS encoding DUF6186 family protein, coding for MILSPIVFALCAAALVVSAVVVHRRDADATAIAMFGAAMADRSVRLAVLMCWWWLGWHFLVAQTVDPGFGQ
- a CDS encoding NUDIX domain-containing protein encodes the protein MDLRVAAYAVIVDAQHRVLLAHWNDSGRSGWTMPGGGLEDGEDPAHAVVREVREETGYKVAVEDLLGIHSRVIPPGRRITAGSRVPLHTLRIVYRARITGGRLRNEIDGSTDRAAWFERHHLRSLQRVKLVDIALDMAGLRL